One genomic window of Cricetulus griseus strain 17A/GY chromosome 3, alternate assembly CriGri-PICRH-1.0, whole genome shotgun sequence includes the following:
- the LOC100758795 gene encoding LOW QUALITY PROTEIN: olfactory receptor 5AN1 (The sequence of the model RefSeq protein was modified relative to this genomic sequence to represent the inferred CDS: inserted 1 base in 1 codon) produces the protein MSPRGNSTNITQFILLGFSDFPQIIALLFVIFLLIYITTLTWNLSLXVLIRMDSHLHTPMYFFLCNLSIIDLCYVTCTVPKMLSNFFLEKQAISFVGCIIQNFIFSTIGLSESCLMTAMAYDRYAAICNPLLYSSIMSPTLCVLMVLASYMSGLTASLLQLFALLRLHFCGPNVIRHFFCDMPQLLVLSCTDTFFVQVLTAILTMIFGFVNVLVIMISYGYIVLSIVKITSSKGRLKALNTCASHLTAVSLFYTSSIFVYLSSSSGGSSSLDRFASVFYTVVIPMLNPLIYSLRNKEIKESMKRLQKKAMCS, from the exons ATGAGTCCAAGGGGAAACAGCACCAATATCACCCAGTTCATCCTCCTGGGATTCTCAGATTTCCCCCAAATCATAGCACTGCTCTTTGTTATATTCCTGCTCATCTACATTACAACTCTGACCTGGAACCTGTCCC ATGTTTTAATAAGGATGGATTCCCACCTCCACACtcccatgtatttcttcctctGTAACCTGTCCATCATAGACCTTTGCTATGTTACCTGCACGGTCCCAAAGATGCTCTCAAACTTTTTCCTTGAAAAGCAAGCTATCAGCTTTGTGGGCTGCATTATTCAGAATTTCATCTTTTCCACCATAGGGCTAAGTGAATCTTGTCTCATGACAGCCATGGCCTATGACAGGTATGCTGCCATTTGTAACCCACTGCTGTATTCATCAATCATGTCACCCACTCTTTGTGTTCTGATGGTGCTGGCATCCTATATGTCTGGGCTCACTGCTTCTTTACTTCAGTTGTTTGCTTTACTTCGTCTCCATTTCTGTGGACCTAATGTCATCAGGCACTTCTTCTGTGACATGCCCCAGTTGTTAGTTCTGTCATGTACAGACACTTTCTTTGTACAAGTCCTGACTGCCATATTAACAATGATCTTTGGGTTTGTAAATGTGCTAGTTATCATGATATCCTATGGCTATATTGTCTTGTCCATCGTGAAGATCACTTCATCTAAAGGCAGGCTCAAGGCATTAAACACGTGTGCTTCTCACCTGACAGCTGTTTCCCTATTCTATACCTCCAGTATCTTCGTCTATTTGAGTTCAAGTTCTGGTGGCTCCTCCAGCTTAGACAGATTTGCATCTGTCTTCTACACTGTGGTGATTCCCATGTTAAACCCTTTGATATACAGTTTGAGGAACAAGGAAATCAAAGAGTCCATGAAGAGATTGCAGAAAAAGGCAATGTGTAGCTAA